The proteins below come from a single Aegilops tauschii subsp. strangulata cultivar AL8/78 chromosome 6, Aet v6.0, whole genome shotgun sequence genomic window:
- the LOC109752360 gene encoding uncharacterized protein — MGADEKEHQSPARKREREEGEVPAAADEMRPRTVDESEGASLLGLANYADEEEERGAPRGHANGRPREEEEEDDEDEEEDERRAPERRPRQVELRRDCPNPAGVLLFLNYQAQRMPSLVHLVITVLESEGYLALSS, encoded by the exons atgggcgCGGACGAGAAGGAGCACCAGTCCCCCGCGCGGAAGCGCGAGCGCGAGGAGGGGGAGGTGCCCGCGGCCGCCGACGAGATGCGCCCGCGCACGGTGGACGAGTCGGAGGGCGCCTCGCTGCTGGGGCTCGCCAACTACgcagacgaggaggaggagcgcgggGCCCCGAGGGGGCACGCGAACGGCCGGCcccgggaggaggaggaggaagacgatgaggatgaggaggaggacgagaggAGGGCTCCGGAGAGGCGGCCCAGGCAGGTCGAGCTGCGCCGGGACTGCCCCAACCCGGCAG GTGTATTACTGTTTCTGAACTATCAGGCACAAAGGATGCCGAGCCTTGTTCATCTGGTGATCACTGTATTGGAATCTGAAGGATATTTAGCCTTGTCATCATGA